The following coding sequences lie in one Moritella viscosa genomic window:
- the mreD gene encoding rod shape-determining protein MreD, with protein sequence MTYANGRFKIILTLIIALLLTVLPVPEPLNNFRPDWLFLVLGYWCMALPYRVNIGYAWITGLMLDLLLGAPLGIHSLALSIVIYIIVMNHRLIRNLSLWQQALVVGFLAGLNKLVVFWAEKLLFDITITPMYLWSILTTMLIWPWIFLILRKIRRQFAIS encoded by the coding sequence ATGACATATGCTAACGGTCGTTTTAAAATCATCCTAACTTTAATCATCGCGTTATTACTCACTGTATTACCTGTACCAGAGCCTTTAAATAACTTTCGTCCTGATTGGCTGTTTTTGGTACTAGGTTATTGGTGTATGGCACTGCCATATCGCGTGAATATTGGTTATGCGTGGATCACGGGATTAATGCTCGATCTATTATTAGGTGCGCCGCTCGGTATTCATTCTTTAGCGCTGTCAATTGTCATCTATATTATTGTGATGAATCATCGTTTGATCCGGAATCTATCATTGTGGCAACAAGCGTTAGTTGTAGGCTTTTTAGCGGGCTTAAACAAGTTGGTGGTATTTTGGGCTGAAAAATTACTTTTTGACATAACAATAACACCTATGTACTTATGGTCAATCCTAACCACAATGTTAATATGGCCATGGATATTCTTGATTTTACGTAAAATTCGCCGTCAGTTTGCTATTAGTTAG
- the mreC gene encoding rod shape-determining protein MreC produces the protein MKPIFATSTSLQLRLFFAVIASFSLTIFDSKFDSFSNVRVYLNTAVSPLIYAADIPSEMLKGVSNTVVTRRDLKKQVQEQRDKLFIQQVQLLEFKHLKEENKRLRALLNSPVHADQRKLVAEIITVNSDPFSLQVVINKGAVDGTYIGQPILNEQGVVGQIVDVSATYSRVLLITDITHGIPVRVQRNDIRAIANGSGELNSLTLPYVPHSTDIQVGDVLVTSGLGGVFPEGYPVATITDFTYQMGQPYAQVEAKPIVALERIRYVLLIWDDKENTAENNNVKSMINADKEGTL, from the coding sequence ATGAAACCTATTTTTGCTACCTCAACATCGTTACAACTGCGCTTATTTTTTGCGGTTATCGCTTCTTTCTCATTAACTATTTTTGATTCTAAATTTGATTCATTTTCAAATGTACGTGTCTATTTAAATACCGCGGTATCACCACTCATTTATGCGGCCGATATACCCAGTGAAATGCTGAAAGGTGTATCCAATACAGTTGTTACTCGCCGAGATTTGAAAAAACAAGTTCAAGAACAGCGAGACAAACTATTTATTCAACAAGTTCAGCTGCTTGAATTTAAGCACTTAAAAGAAGAAAATAAACGTCTACGAGCTTTACTTAACTCACCTGTACATGCCGACCAGCGTAAATTAGTGGCTGAGATTATTACCGTGAATTCGGATCCTTTTTCCTTGCAAGTGGTGATTAACAAGGGGGCGGTAGACGGTACTTATATTGGTCAACCGATATTAAATGAACAAGGTGTTGTTGGCCAGATAGTCGATGTGTCCGCTACATACAGTCGTGTATTACTGATTACTGATATTACGCACGGTATTCCGGTCCGAGTTCAGCGTAATGACATCCGTGCGATTGCCAATGGGAGCGGTGAATTAAACAGTCTTACGCTACCTTATGTCCCCCATAGTACCGATATTCAAGTTGGCGATGTGTTAGTTACCTCTGGTCTTGGTGGTGTATTCCCTGAAGGCTATCCGGTCGCTACGATCACCGATTTCACTTATCAAATGGGCCAACCTTATGCACAAGTTGAAGCAAAACCGATTGTGGCATTAGAACGGATCCGCTATGTATTACTTATTTGGGATGATAAAGAAAATACAGCTGAAAATAATAATGTTAAATCGATGATAAACGCAGACAAGGAAGGAACATTATGA